One window of the Mixophyes fleayi isolate aMixFle1 chromosome 6, aMixFle1.hap1, whole genome shotgun sequence genome contains the following:
- the LOC142095317 gene encoding taste receptor type 2 member 2-like, whose translation MFKANNQTKQENATSTSYSPTSLTVYEIMSLTILVLETFIGVLANGFMMTINLIDLVTHRKLGSCDSILACLGLARFSFMFLVLAMYVLSYLFPDLVSSQSTISNLQCTWLFFNDISMWLATLLCIFYCVRIVNIQLYIFAIFKTHFDRWVPFFLLASAAISASCSNSFTYSGLKGFESISKFDSYNNNRSTPFILGGTNFAAFSTLSVVGSIPPFFLFCAATGLVVASLLRHTQNMKEQERTGFREPSLNAHYRAVKTMTVFFTFFFFYMLAFNLYASGNLGKGIMSCVCTTIIGAYPSIHSVLLVNGNHKLKRIFIRILEKAKCYKPEVTQTETFFT comes from the coding sequence ATGTTCAAGGCAAACAatcaaacaaaacaagaaaatgcAACTTCTACATCATATAGTCCTACATCATTGACAGTATATGAAATTATGTCATTGACTATTTTGGTGTTGGAGACTTTTATTGGAGTCCTGGCAAATGGTTTCATGATGACTATAAATTTAATTGACCTGGTGACCCATAGAAAACTGGGCTCCTGTGATTCAATACTTGCTTGCCTTGGTCTAGCTCGATTTTCCTTTATGTTTTTGGTTTTAGCTATGTATGTGTTGTCTTACCTGTTTCCCGATCTTGTTAGCTCGCAGAGCACAATAAGCAACTTGCAGTGTACATGGCTGTTTTTCAATGACATTAGCATGTGGCTTGCCACTTTGCTCTGCATTTTCTACTGTGTGCGAATAGTTAATATCCAACTATATATTTTTGCCATATTTAAGACCCATTTTGATCGTTGGGTCCCTTTCTTCCTACTGGCAAGTGCTGCAATATCAGCTTCATGCAGTAACTCTTTCACATACTCTGGCCTAAAAGGTTTTGAAAGCATCAGCAAATTTGACAGCTACAATAACAATAGATCAACACCATTCATTTTAGGTGGAACCAACTTTGCAGCCTTCTCTACACTTTCTGTGGTGGGATccatcccccccttttttctgttCTGTGCTGCGACTGGGCTGGTGGTTGCCTCCCTTTTAAGACACACACAAAATATGAAGGAGCAGGAGAGAACAGGGTTCAGGGAGCCATCATTAAATGCCCATTATAGAGCGGTTAAAACGATGACCGTCTTCttcacctttttctttttttacatgctGGCATTCAACCTATATGCATCAGGAAACCTAGGCAAAGGCATAATGAGTTGTGTGTGCACTACAATCATCGGAGCCTATCCTTCCATACACTCTGTTCTGCTTGTCAATGGGAATCACAAGCTCAAAAGAATTTTCATCAGGATTCTTGAGAAGGCAAAATGCTACAAACCAGAGGTAACTCAGACAGAGACATTCTTTACTTAA